A genomic window from Triticum urartu cultivar G1812 chromosome 7, Tu2.1, whole genome shotgun sequence includes:
- the LOC125522457 gene encoding berberine bridge enzyme-like Cyn d 4, whose translation MATLRGRGLALAFLASFLSVHLVMASSDDFLQCVRDKIPGELVYTQCSSSFSGVLVNYIKNAKFVNTTAKPLCIVTPTDASHVQAAVRCGRGHGVRLRVRSGGHDYEGLSYRSARQEVFGLLDLAALRAVSVDEAASTAWVESGATIGELYYAVAKNNPRLAFPSGECPTIGVGGHFSGGGIGMMMRKYGLSIDRVVDAKLVNANGELLDRAGMGEDLFWAIRGGGGGNFGVVLSWKVQLVPVPATVTVFNIARTLEQGAVDILTRWQDVAPALPSELTITVMVTGQQAVFRALYLGECGSLASTMRDRFPELNMTSADCQPMTWLQSAALSFFSFTNSKPVEDVLLPRPASPSTFSKGKSDYVRQAIPKAVWKEVYASWFTMKGAGVIVLEPHGGYMCGVPEDATPYPHRRGVLYVIQYIAYWMSADGGPAATSWLDGFYGFMAHHVTKHPREAYVNFRDLDIGQNALEEEDGLGAAENARFWGQRYFLGNYEKLAKVKAAVDPTNFFRNEQSIPPMRNQPRE comes from the coding sequence ATGGCTACGCTCAGAGGCAGAGGCCTGGCTCTCGCGTTTCTAGCGAGCTTCCTCTCGGTCCACCTGGTCATGGCCTCCTCCGACGACTTCCTGCAGTGCGTGCGGGACAAGATCCCCGGCGAGCTGGTGTACACGCAGTGCTCCAGCAGCTTCTCCGGCGTGCTGGTGAACTACATCAAGAACGCCAAGTTCGTCAACACCACGGCCAAGCCGCTGTGCATCGTGACGCCCACCGACGCGTCGCACGTGCAGGCCGCCGTCCGGTGCGGCCGCGGCCACGGCGTGCGCCTCCGCGTGCGCAGCGGCGGGCACGACTACGAGGGCCTGTCGTACCGGTCGGCGCGGCAGGAGGTGTTCGGCCTGCTCGACCTCGCGGCGCTCCGGGCCGTCAGCGTCGACGAGGCGGCCTCCACGGCGTGGGTCGAGTCCGGCGCCACCATCGGGGAGCTCTACTACGCCGTCGCCAAGAACAACCCCCGCCTCGCGTTCCCGTCCGGCGAGTGCCCCACCATCGGCGTGGGAGGGCACTTCAGCGGTGGAGGGATCGGGATGATGATGCGCAAGTACGGGCTGTCCATCGACAGGGTGGTGGACGCCAAGCTGGTGAACGCCAACGGGGAGCTCCTCGACCGGGCCGGCATGGGGGAGGACCTGTTCTGGGCCatccgcggcggcggcggcggcaacttCGGCGTGGTGCTGTCGTGGAAGGTCCAGCTGGTTCCCGTCCCGGCCACGGTGACGGTGTTCAACATCGCCAGGACGCTGGAGCAGGGCGCCGTCGACATCCTCACGAGATGGCAGGACGTGGCGCCGGCGCTCCCCAGCGAGCTCACGATCACGGTGATGGTGACGGGGCAGCAGGCCGTGTTCCGTGCGCTGTACCTGGGCGAGTGCGGGTCGCTGGCCTCGACGATGCGCGACCGCTTCCCGGAGCTGAACATGACGAGCGCCGACTGCCAGCCCATGACGTGGCTGCAGTCGGCGGCGCTGTCCTTCTTCAGCTTCACCAACAGCAAGCCGGTGGAGGACGTGCTCCTGCCGAGACCGGCCAGCCCGAGCACCTTCAGCAAGGGCAAGTCGGACTACGTCCGGCAGGCCATCCCCAAGGCGGTGTGGAAGGAGGTCTACGCCAGCTGGTTCACGATGAAGGGCGCCGGGGTGATCGTGCTGGAGCCGCACGGCGGGTACATGTGCGGCGTGCCCGAGGACGCCACGCCCTACCCGCACCGGCGCGGGGTGCTGTACGTGATCCAGTACATCGCGTACTGGATGAGCGCGGACGGCGGGCCGGCGGCGACGAGCTGGCTGGACGGGTTCTACGGGTTCATGGCGCACCACGTGACGAAGCACCCGCGGGAGGCATACGTCAACTTCCGGGACCTGGACATCGGGCAGAACGCgctggaggaggaggacggcTTGGGCGCCGCCGAGAACGCCCGCTTCTGGGGCCAGCGCTACTTCCTGGGCAACTACGAGAAGCTCGCCAAGGTGAAGGCCGCCGTCGATCCCACCAACTTCTTCCGGAACGAGCAGAGCATCCCGCCCATGCGCAACCAGCCACGCGAGTGA